A part of Caldicellulosiruptor owensensis OL genomic DNA contains:
- a CDS encoding ribonuclease J gives MKKKQDKIRIIPLGGLNEIGKNMLVVEVNDEIVVIDCGLAFPEDEMLGIDLVIPDISYLVKNKERVKALILTHGHEDHIGAIPYVLRDLNVPIYGTKLTLGLVEIKLMEFGIDLNTVKLFTVKAGDVISFANMRVEFIRTTHSIADSVAVAIHTPLGPIVHTGDFKVDFTPIEGEPIDLIRFAELGKQGVLALLCDSTNAERPGFTLSERTVGATFDRIFSQAQGRVIVATFSSHIHRVQQVINSAEKQGRKICVLGRSMVNVVNKALELGYLKMPDGMLIDVDELDNYPLNRIVLITTGSQGEPMSALSRMASAEHKKVGIIPGDVVIISAAPIPGNEKFVNRVINDLFRQGAQVIYEDIDDIHVSGHACQEEIKLIHNLTRPKYSIPVHGEFKHLIHHAKLAMELGEKNVFVLENGKVLEITKDGAKVVGMVQAGNVLVDGLGVGDVGNVVLRDRRHLAQDGLFIVVLTIDSSTRDVLSGPDIITRGFIYIKESEPLIEEAKRVIKDVLYFCNKNDITEPNAIKVILKDNLRNFLFEKTRRNPMIIPIITEI, from the coding sequence ATGAAGAAAAAGCAAGATAAAATCAGGATCATACCACTTGGTGGACTCAACGAAATTGGTAAAAATATGCTTGTTGTTGAAGTAAACGACGAAATAGTTGTTATTGATTGTGGGCTTGCGTTTCCAGAAGATGAGATGCTTGGAATTGATCTGGTGATACCTGATATATCGTATCTTGTCAAAAACAAAGAAAGAGTAAAAGCTTTGATTCTTACTCACGGTCATGAGGATCATATTGGAGCTATACCATATGTTCTGCGTGATTTAAATGTTCCAATTTATGGCACAAAACTCACACTTGGTCTTGTTGAGATAAAACTTATGGAATTTGGAATAGATTTAAATACGGTAAAGTTATTTACTGTCAAAGCAGGAGATGTAATTAGTTTTGCTAATATGCGCGTAGAGTTTATCAGAACAACACATTCGATAGCTGACTCTGTTGCTGTTGCAATACACACACCACTTGGTCCTATTGTCCACACAGGTGATTTCAAAGTAGACTTCACGCCTATTGAAGGTGAACCGATTGACTTGATAAGATTTGCAGAGCTGGGCAAACAGGGCGTCCTTGCGCTTTTGTGTGATTCAACAAATGCAGAAAGGCCTGGTTTTACATTGTCTGAAAGGACTGTGGGTGCCACGTTTGACAGAATATTTTCCCAGGCTCAGGGAAGAGTAATTGTTGCAACATTTTCTTCGCATATTCACAGAGTACAACAGGTTATAAATTCAGCAGAAAAACAGGGAAGAAAGATTTGCGTCTTGGGAAGAAGCATGGTGAATGTTGTGAACAAAGCACTTGAACTCGGGTATCTGAAGATGCCAGATGGGATGCTGATTGATGTTGATGAACTTGATAACTACCCTTTGAACAGGATTGTTCTTATTACCACGGGTAGCCAAGGCGAGCCTATGTCTGCGCTTTCACGAATGGCTTCTGCCGAGCACAAAAAGGTAGGGATTATACCCGGTGATGTTGTTATAATCTCAGCCGCGCCCATTCCTGGAAATGAAAAGTTTGTAAATAGAGTAATAAACGATTTATTCAGGCAAGGTGCACAGGTGATATATGAAGACATTGATGACATTCATGTGTCAGGTCATGCCTGCCAGGAAGAGATAAAGCTTATACACAATCTTACACGACCAAAATATAGTATTCCCGTGCATGGAGAGTTCAAACACTTGATACACCATGCAAAGCTTGCAATGGAACTTGGAGAAAAAAACGTATTTGTATTAGAAAATGGGAAGGTTTTGGAGATTACAAAAGACGGTGCAAAGGTTGTTGGAATGGTGCAGGCAGGGAATGTGCTTGTTGATGGACTTGGAGTTGGGGATGTAGGAAATGTTGTTCTGCGTGACAGGCGTCATCTTGCCCAGGACGGGCTTTTCATTGTTGTGCTCACAATTGATTCGTCAACAAGAGATGTTCTTTCTGGGCCAGATATTATCACAAGAGGCTTTATATATATAAAAGAATCTGAGCCCCTGATTGAAGAGGCGAAAAGAGTGATAAAGGATGTTCTTTATTTTTGTAATAAAAACGATATTACTGAGCCTAACGCAATAAAGGTAATTTTAAAAGATAATCTGAGAAACTTCTTGTTTGAAAAGACAAGAAGAAACCCGATGATTATTCCAATTATAACCGAGATTTAG
- a CDS encoding MBL fold metallo-hydrolase produces MIMSDEVLFCPLYSGSSGNSILISYKDTTIIVDAGVSFKKLAQALEKIGFNKKIDAILLSHDHSDHVKCAGIYFRKMNVPIITNYRTWEAIKNSLGKVDESYVKLIDTGASFSIGSIGIDTFSIPHDASDPMGFCFYAKDRKISICTDVGHVSDSVASKIDFSDIILLESNHDIEMLLFGPYPYYLKQRIKGDKGHLSNEQAAYMILKLNLNRTKRIYLGHLSEENNHPDVALMTVSSILKQHGVFDSYKISLDVANRYSPSFCSLL; encoded by the coding sequence ATGATAATGTCAGATGAAGTGCTTTTCTGTCCGCTGTACAGTGGAAGCAGTGGCAACAGTATTTTAATTTCATACAAAGATACTACAATCATAGTTGATGCTGGTGTGAGCTTTAAAAAACTTGCACAGGCACTTGAAAAAATAGGATTTAATAAGAAAATTGATGCAATTTTACTTTCTCATGACCACTCTGACCATGTTAAATGTGCGGGCATTTATTTTAGAAAAATGAATGTACCAATTATAACAAATTACAGAACATGGGAAGCTATAAAAAATTCTCTCGGGAAAGTAGATGAAAGTTATGTGAAGTTAATTGATACAGGAGCGAGCTTTTCGATAGGCAGTATTGGAATTGATACATTTTCAATACCTCATGATGCATCTGATCCTATGGGGTTTTGTTTTTATGCAAAAGATAGAAAAATTTCAATTTGTACAGATGTTGGTCATGTAAGTGACTCAGTTGCGTCCAAAATAGACTTTTCAGATATTATTTTACTTGAGTCAAATCATGATATTGAGATGTTATTGTTTGGACCTTATCCGTATTATCTTAAACAGAGAATAAAAGGTGATAAAGGGCATCTTTCAAACGAACAGGCAGCTTATATGATATTAAAACTAAATCTTAATAGGACAAAGAGGATTTATCTGGGGCATTTGAGTGAAGAAAATAATCATCCGGACGTTGCTCTTATGACAGTAAGCTCAATCTTAAAACAGCATGGAGTGTTTGATAGTTATAAAATTTCTCTTGATGTTGCAAACAGATATAGTCCATCATTTTGTTCTTTACTATAA
- a CDS encoding YlmC/YmxH family sporulation protein, with the protein MYKSSDLREKDVINISDGKRLGKVCDLEVDIKTGKVDAIVVPAPFSVGNIFSKEKDYVIPWDKIKKIGEDVILVEI; encoded by the coding sequence ATGTATAAGTCTTCAGATTTAAGAGAAAAGGATGTAATAAACATCTCTGATGGCAAAAGGCTTGGTAAAGTCTGCGATCTGGAGGTTGATATAAAAACTGGTAAAGTAGACGCAATAGTTGTTCCAGCACCATTTTCTGTGGGCAATATCTTCTCAAAAGAAAAAGACTATGTGATTCCATGGGATAAAATTAAAAAGATTGGAGAAGATGTTATTTTAGTTGAAATATAG
- the rpiB gene encoding ribose 5-phosphate isomerase B: MKIAIGSDHAGFSLKEAIKKHLETRGIEYKDFGTYSPESCDYPDIAKEVAIALKNGEFEFGILICGTGIGISIAANKVKGIRAALCHDTFSAKAARAHNNANILAMGARVIGEGLACEIVDAFLSSTFEGGRHQRRVDKIHLIEDEQQ, from the coding sequence ATGAAAATTGCTATAGGTTCTGACCATGCAGGATTTTCATTGAAAGAAGCCATCAAAAAACATCTTGAAACAAGAGGAATTGAGTACAAAGATTTTGGAACATATTCTCCAGAATCCTGTGACTATCCAGATATTGCGAAGGAAGTTGCCATTGCTTTAAAAAATGGCGAGTTTGAGTTTGGAATACTTATTTGTGGTACAGGTATAGGAATCTCTATTGCAGCAAACAAGGTAAAAGGAATTAGAGCTGCGCTTTGTCATGACACATTTTCTGCTAAAGCTGCACGAGCTCATAACAATGCAAACATTCTTGCGATGGGTGCAAGGGTTATCGGTGAGGGGCTTGCATGTGAGATTGTAGATGCCTTTTTATCTTCAACTTTTGAAGGTGGAAGGCATCAGAGAAGAGTTGATAAGATACATCTGATAGAAGATGAGCAGCAGTAA
- the upp gene encoding uracil phosphoribosyltransferase, protein MVEYKKNVYVFDHPLIQHKLTLIRDKNTGVKEFRELVEEIAMLMAYEVTRNLPLKEVEIETPVGVAKCKVISGRKLAIVPILRAGLGMVDGLLKLIPAAKVGHIGLYRDPETLKPVEYYCKLPQDVHERDIIVLDPMLATGGSASAAFDYIKKYNPQSLKLMCLIAAPEGIERLTQDHPDVEIYCAAVDEKLNDHGYIVPGLGDAGDRLFGTK, encoded by the coding sequence ATGGTAGAGTACAAGAAGAATGTGTATGTATTTGACCATCCTTTGATTCAGCACAAGCTGACTTTAATTCGTGACAAAAACACAGGTGTCAAAGAGTTCAGAGAACTTGTTGAAGAGATAGCAATGCTCATGGCGTATGAGGTTACAAGAAATCTACCTTTAAAAGAGGTTGAAATTGAAACACCTGTTGGGGTTGCAAAGTGCAAAGTGATCTCTGGAAGAAAACTTGCCATTGTGCCTATTCTGCGCGCCGGGCTTGGTATGGTAGATGGACTTTTAAAGTTAATTCCTGCTGCAAAGGTGGGGCATATTGGTCTTTACAGAGACCCTGAGACTTTAAAGCCTGTTGAGTATTACTGCAAACTTCCCCAGGATGTCCACGAAAGAGACATAATTGTGCTTGACCCAATGCTTGCAACAGGGGGGTCTGCATCTGCTGCGTTTGACTATATAAAAAAATACAATCCTCAAAGTTTGAAACTCATGTGCCTCATTGCAGCACCAGAAGGGATTGAAAGGTTGACTCAAGATCATCCGGACGTTGAGATTTACTGCGCAGCAGTTGATGAAAAACTAAATGACCACGGCTACATTGTTCCCGGGCTTGGTGATGCCGGTGACAGACTGTTTGGTACAAAGTAG
- a CDS encoding UDP-N-acetylglucosamine 1-carboxyvinyltransferase, protein MKETYEKIVIEGGYPLEGEVIINGAKNAAVAVIPAALMVEGESVIENLPLIEDVFAMDDILLKLGAKIEYYNHSLKIDAKNLHSYIAPYETVRKIRASYYLIGALLTRFGRAEVAMPGGCNFGSRPIDQHIKGFKALGADVRIENGMIKAYADRLVGAKIYLDVVSVGATINLMLAAVKAKGTTIIENAAKEPHVVDTANFLNSMGAKIKGAGTDVIRIEGVDKLTPAKYAIIPDQIEAGTYMIAACATRGHVIVKNVIPKHLEALTAKLIEMGAEIITYEDSIEVICRQKLKSSSIKTMPYPGFPTDLQPQMTVLLSLCSGTSIVTEGVWENRYQYIDELKKMGANIKVEGRVAVVEGVESLQGAEVVAVDLRAGAALIVAGLAAKGKTVIYNAKNVDRGYENIDLKLSKLGAKVSRR, encoded by the coding sequence TTGAAAGAGACTTATGAAAAAATTGTAATAGAAGGTGGTTATCCTTTAGAAGGTGAAGTTATAATAAACGGTGCGAAGAATGCTGCAGTTGCTGTAATTCCTGCAGCTTTGATGGTCGAGGGAGAAAGTGTGATTGAGAATCTTCCTTTAATTGAGGATGTATTTGCAATGGATGATATTTTGCTAAAGCTTGGGGCAAAGATAGAGTATTATAATCATTCTCTTAAAATAGATGCGAAAAATTTGCACAGTTACATAGCTCCATATGAAACTGTTAGAAAAATAAGAGCTTCATATTACCTCATTGGAGCACTTCTTACCCGGTTTGGCAGGGCAGAGGTTGCAATGCCAGGCGGTTGTAATTTTGGTTCAAGGCCAATTGATCAGCATATCAAAGGATTTAAAGCACTTGGGGCAGATGTTAGAATAGAAAATGGTATGATAAAAGCGTATGCAGATAGGCTTGTTGGCGCAAAGATATATTTAGATGTTGTGTCTGTTGGGGCAACAATTAATCTTATGCTTGCTGCTGTCAAAGCAAAAGGAACTACTATAATAGAGAATGCAGCAAAAGAACCACATGTTGTTGATACTGCAAATTTTCTGAACAGCATGGGTGCAAAAATAAAGGGTGCAGGTACCGATGTAATAAGAATTGAAGGTGTCGACAAACTGACTCCTGCAAAGTATGCTATCATTCCTGATCAGATAGAAGCAGGAACATATATGATAGCTGCATGTGCAACAAGAGGACATGTGATTGTAAAAAATGTTATTCCAAAACATTTGGAAGCTTTAACTGCAAAGTTAATTGAGATGGGTGCAGAGATTATAACTTATGAAGACAGCATCGAGGTCATTTGCAGGCAAAAACTAAAAAGTTCAAGCATAAAGACAATGCCATACCCGGGTTTTCCTACAGACCTTCAGCCTCAGATGACAGTACTATTAAGTCTTTGTAGCGGTACAAGCATTGTAACAGAGGGTGTGTGGGAAAATAGATACCAGTATATTGATGAGCTCAAAAAAATGGGAGCAAACATTAAGGTTGAGGGAAGAGTTGCTGTTGTTGAAGGTGTAGAAAGTCTTCAGGGGGCTGAGGTTGTTGCTGTGGACCTTCGGGCAGGTGCTGCTCTGATTGTTGCAGGGCTTGCAGCTAAAGGAAAAACTGTGATTTACAATGCTAAAAATGTTGATAGAGGTTATGAAAACATAGATTTAAAGCTTTCAAAACTTGGTGCAAAGGTTTCAAGAAGATAA
- a CDS encoding carbon-nitrogen hydrolase family protein, translated as MKVGVVQMKISNNIENNLLKIAKFLEEAKVEEVDLICFPEMALTGYNIQLLKSMDLNDVILPAVDKISQLAGKYSICCVIGHPFREREGLKNRASIIFPDGRHEKYDKLYPTELEKKIFSNGKGTLVFEYKHKRFGIAICRDQNFYDIFKEYKDKSCDGVFILAAHYYNPKEARWKIDKNRSIPITRAVENGYYVFLANATGAHLNMVSLGHSLIVDESGCIVCEANETEEVLLTAEI; from the coding sequence TTGAAAGTCGGAGTTGTTCAGATGAAGATATCGAATAATATTGAAAATAATCTTCTAAAAATTGCAAAATTTTTAGAAGAGGCAAAAGTCGAAGAAGTAGATTTGATTTGTTTCCCTGAAATGGCGTTGACTGGTTATAATATTCAGCTTCTAAAATCAATGGATTTAAATGACGTAATTTTACCTGCTGTTGATAAAATTTCTCAACTTGCAGGCAAATATTCAATTTGTTGTGTAATTGGTCACCCATTTCGCGAAAGAGAAGGGTTAAAAAACCGTGCGTCGATAATATTCCCTGATGGCAGACATGAAAAGTATGACAAGCTTTATCCAACCGAGCTTGAAAAGAAAATATTTTCTAATGGAAAAGGTACTCTTGTTTTTGAATACAAACATAAACGTTTTGGCATAGCCATCTGTAGAGACCAAAATTTTTATGATATATTCAAAGAATACAAAGACAAAAGCTGCGACGGTGTTTTTATCCTGGCAGCACACTACTACAATCCAAAAGAAGCAAGATGGAAGATTGATAAAAATAGAAGTATTCCTATTACAAGAGCTGTTGAAAATGGATATTATGTTTTTTTAGCAAACGCAACAGGTGCCCATCTTAACATGGTAAGCCTTGGTCATAGTCTGATTGTAGACGAAAGTGGATGCATTGTATGTGAGGCAAACGAAACAGAAGAAGTTCTCTTAACAGCAGAAATCTGA